In Deltaproteobacteria bacterium, the genomic stretch ACCTGGTGCAGTACACGAAAGCGATCTGGGGCGACGCGGGGCGCAAGGCGCACGCGGTCGCCGTGCATCATCTAGTGCAAATCCGCAAGGAAGCGTTGGCGTGGCTCGCCCGGGAGGTTCGCGCCGGGCGCGACGTGACCGAGTGGGATCTACAACAGCGCATGTACCGCGCATACGCTGTGCGCGGGCTCGAGGGGGAGCCGCCGATCGTCGCGGTGAACGCCAACGCGGCCGACCCACACTACTACCCGACGCGCGAGGCGGCCGCGCACATCCGCGAAGGCGACCTCCTGCTCGTGGACATGTGGGCCAAGAGCCTCGACGTCGACCGCGGCATCTACGCGGACATGACGTGGATGGCGTACGTCGGCTCCGACGTGCCGAACCGGTACGTGCGGGCATTCGAGGTCGTCGCCAAGGCGCGCGATGCGACGGTGGCGTTCATCGATGGGCGGATCAAGCGACGCCGCGTCGTGCGCGGCTACGAGGCCGACCAGCAGGCGCGCTCGATCGTGGCGGCCGCCGGGTTCGGCGACAAGTTCATCCATCGCACCGGTCACTCGATCGACACGGACGTACACGGCGCGGGTGCGCACCTCGACGACTACGAGACGCACGACACGCGACCGCTCGTGCGCGGCGCCGGGTTCTCGGTCGAGCCCGGGATCTACGTGCGCGGGGACTTCGGCGTGCGCTCGGAGATCGACGTGTACGTCGGCGCGCGGGGCGTCGAGGTCACGACTCCCGTTCAGCGCGAGATCGAGGCGCTGCTGCGCTGACGCGGGCGCCCGGGCCCGGTCGATCGCGTCGCGACGCCGCGGGCGCGCGCCCGCGCGGCCGCGCGGCCCGGCGGCCGCGCGGCGCGCGGGTCACTGCGCGCCGCCGTCGCGGCCGCGCTACTTGTCGTCGCGTGCGCGCGCGTCGCGCTGGCGGTATG encodes the following:
- a CDS encoding aminopeptidase P family protein, encoding MTTRSCIVSFLTAAAAAALAMAPAAAAPAQPGATRPRIDLDAVQGLLAVQRLDGWLLYDFRGQNPIAQELVSPEGHQTRRWFYFIPAEGQPVALVHKIEAANFARVPGRKIEYAGWRELDAGLRELLRGSRKVAMEYSPQGAIPALSRVDAGTFERVRRVGGVKIVSSADLVQYTKAIWGDAGRKAHAVAVHHLVQIRKEALAWLAREVRAGRDVTEWDLQQRMYRAYAVRGLEGEPPIVAVNANAADPHYYPTREAAAHIREGDLLLVDMWAKSLDVDRGIYADMTWMAYVGSDVPNRYVRAFEVVAKARDATVAFIDGRIKRRRVVRGYEADQQARSIVAAAGFGDKFIHRTGHSIDTDVHGAGAHLDDYETHDTRPLVRGAGFSVEPGIYVRGDFGVRSEIDVYVGARGVEVTTPVQREIEALLR